DNA sequence from the Suttonella indologenes genome:
CGTCATCATTCAAAGTCTGCAAAGGCTGAATATCGTCAAATTTGGCGAAGCCGTCTTCCAACATCATGCCCTTGCGCAGTGCCTGCAAGGTTTCTTCATTCACTTCCCCTGCCACGCGCACCCAATATTCGCGCTCAATCTCGGTACTGGGATGCATCAATTTATTCGCCAAAGCGCCGTCATTGGTAAAGAGCAGCAGACCGGCGGTATTGATATCCAAACGCCCGATGGCCACCCAGCGCCCCTGATGAATACGCGGCAAACGGCGGAAAACCGTCGGACGCCCTTCTTCATCTTTGCGTGTACAAATCTCGCCCACAGGCTTGTGATACATCAAAACCATACGCGGCGATTCCTGTTCCGCCGCCACACGCAGCGTCCGCCCGTCAAGGCTAAAACTCTCATGCCCGCTCACGCGCTGACCAATCTCCGCCGGCTTGCCGTTCACGCGCAAACGCCCTTCTTCAATCCACACTTCTATCTGCCGCCGCGAAGCAATACCGCGGCTTGCGAGAAATTTCTGAATGCGTTCATACTCTTGTTTCATCTTCATTTCCTTCTAAAGCCGTCAAATTCGGCATCGGCGGCAAATCTGCCGAACTTGCCAAGCCAAAATCATCTAAAAAAACCGTCGTTGTCGCCAATAACTCCGGACGGCCGGGCATCTCACGCCGCCCGACAACCTCAATCCATTCCAAATCGAATAATTGGCGATAAATGCCGCTGCTTGTCACCACCCCGCGCACTGCATCTATCTCCGCGCGCGTAACCGGCTGATGATAAGCAATATACGCCAAAGTTTCCCAAAAGGCGCGTGAAAACCGCGGCGGCTGCGCCTCCGCCAAAGCTAAAATATCGGCGAAATACGCTTCTCTTAACTGCAAACGCCAACCGCTTGCCACCTTCGCCAAGCGCATCGCCGAGTTCTCGTAACGCATAGCCAAGTCTTGCAAAGACGCCTCAATCTCCGCTTCCTGCGCCTGCAAAGCGATGGCCAGCATATTAACCGTTAACGCCGTATCGCGGGTAAACAACAATGCCTCAATGCGATTTGCCAAACTCATGCCGCCTGCCTCGCACGTAATAACACCTCCGCAAAAGCGTCTTCCTGCCGCCACTCCAACACCTGCGCGCGATCCAATTCCAGCATCGCCATCAAACTGACCACCAAGCCCGGACGCCCTTCATCGGAATGATAAAAGCCCTGCAAAGCATGCCAACCTGTCTGATGCTGCAAACGATTTTCCATCATTTCCACGCGTTCCGCCAAAGAATAAGCCTCGCGCTCCACCTCATGCGCACGCCGCAAAGCCTGCCGTTCATAAATCGCCGCCAACATCTGCTGCAATTTATTCACATCGCGTGCCGGCTTAATAATCGGCACAATGCCTGCCGGCGCCTGCTGCGCCGATAAAGCAAAACCGGCATCCAAGCGCGCCAAATCCGCCAAACGCTCCGCCAATTGCAAGGTCTGTGCATAAATCAAGAGACGATCCGCCAATTCCGCCCGCGGATCAGGCTCCTGCGACTCCGCATCATGACGTTGCGGCAGCATCATGCGCGCCTTAATCTCGGCTAAAGTCGCCGCCATTAGCAAATATTCCGCCGCCAAATCGATATCAAGGGCTTGCATCATCT
Encoded proteins:
- a CDS encoding pseudouridine synthase, whose product is MKQEYERIQKFLASRGIASRRQIEVWIEEGRLRVNGKPAEIGQRVSGHESFSLDGRTLRVAAEQESPRMVLMYHKPVGEICTRKDEEGRPTVFRRLPRIHQGRWVAIGRLDINTAGLLLFTNDGALANKLMHPSTEIEREYWVRVAGEVNEETLQALRKGMMLEDGFAKFDDIQPLQTLNDDDTQYNRYYSVVLKEGRNREVRRLWEAVGCQVSRLKRIRYGNVSLPKSLPAGKHRLLEPRELSDLMALVRTKPVRDKMPRPR
- a CDS encoding segregation and condensation protein A; this encodes MQQQILVFGEPVKTLPKDLYIPPEALRVLLETFEGPLDLLLYLIRKQNMDILDIEVSLITEQYLAYMEMMQALDIDLAAEYLLMAATLAEIKARMMLPQRHDAESQEPDPRAELADRLLIYAQTLQLAERLADLARLDAGFALSAQQAPAGIVPIIKPARDVNKLQQMLAAIYERQALRRAHEVEREAYSLAERVEMMENRLQHQTGWHALQGFYHSDEGRPGLVVSLMAMLELDRAQVLEWRQEDAFAEVLLRARQAA
- the scpB gene encoding SMC-Scp complex subunit ScpB, coding for MSLANRIEALLFTRDTALTVNMLAIALQAQEAEIEASLQDLAMRYENSAMRLAKVASGWRLQLREAYFADILALAEAQPPRFSRAFWETLAYIAYHQPVTRAEIDAVRGVVTSSGIYRQLFDLEWIEVVGRREMPGRPELLATTTVFLDDFGLASSADLPPMPNLTALEGNEDETRV